From Coccinella septempunctata chromosome 4, icCocSept1.1, whole genome shotgun sequence, a single genomic window includes:
- the LOC123312562 gene encoding uncharacterized protein LOC123312562 isoform X3 has translation MNENAILLSGYHICHIIKMEGGWQIVKFTEENDMVEAVPASWLIDGCKCLWPDTISGAKVRAAIRAKEKPSKSWKCLPVEVLSSSVYENFCVASKKAGKAKYTSELDTESEFSEDVLNKRRRKKNSRYVSSEDEISPPLEKTPRRSPRFKLPTPPGHSLQASPSSSEALVKRNIIMEKEFTDSNLMSTSRTASTAIQKCSSCKDSTEIIKLLHIINGRVMQNSELITSLLNSRTENIKDNNPAEALLDVQIPAKSYIELMELDKKLGDKTTRDFMISKLIHVGGTDIKDIIRRCMPQLVEDEVLRQFSWVGGKGKKKFSLLDIASLIKEVCKKNPLTKNVTEKQVEERLAIFLTKATERCNRRRDKENQQNNDLPEELLI, from the exons atgaaCGAGAATGCTATTCTTTTGTCAGGATATCATATTTGCCATATAATTAAAATGGAAGGCGGGTGGCAAATTGTGAAATTTACTGAGGAGAATGATATGGTGGAAGCAGTGCCCGCTTCCTGGTTAATTGATGGCTGCAAATGTCTGTGGCCAGATACTATCTCTGGGGCCAAGGTGAGAGCTGCTATTCGGGCAAAAGAAAAGCCTTCAAAGAGCTGGAAATGCTTGCCAGTGGAAGTATTGAGCAGTTCAgtatatgaaaatttttgtgtggCATCTAAAAAAGCTGGGAAGGCAAAGTATACAAGCGAGTTGGATACAGAGAGCGAATTTTCAGAAGATGTTTTAAATAAAagacgaagaaaaaaaaattcccgtTATGTTTCTTCGGAAGATGAAATATCCCCTCCTCTGGAAAAAACTCCAAGAAGATCACCAAGATTTAAATTGCCAACACCTCCTG gtcATTCACTACAAGCCAGCCCATCAAGTTCTGAAGCACTGGTGAAAAGAAATATAATTATGGAAAAGGAATTCACCGACTCAAATCTGATGTCGACTTCAAGAACTGCCTCTACAGCAATACAGAAATGTTCGTCCTGTAAAG ATTCTACTGAAATTATAAAACTGTTGCATATAATTAATGGCAGGGTTATGCAAAATTCAGAACTAATTACATCCTTGCTAAATTCTAGAACAGAGAATATAAAAGATAATAACCCAGCAGAGGCGTTATTAGATGTCCAAATTCCAGCAAAGTCCTACATTGAGCTGATGGAATTGGACAAAAAGCTGGgtgacaaaactacaagagattTTATG ATTTCTAAGCTCATCCATGTTGGAGGTACAGACATCAAAGATATCATCAGAAGATGCATGCCTCAGTTAGTGGAGGATGAGGTTTTAAGGCAGTTCAGCTGGGTTGGAggcaaaggaaaaaagaaattttcgcTTTTAGACATAGCTTCTTTAATCAAAg AAGTATGTAAGAAAAACCCGCTTACAAAAAACGTTACAGAAAAACAAGTGGAAGAAAGACTTGCCATTTTTTTGACAAAAGCAACTGAGAGGTGCAATAGAAGACG GGACAAGGAGAACCAACAGAATAATGACCTGCCTGAAGAATTGTTAATATAG
- the LOC123312562 gene encoding uncharacterized protein LOC123312562 isoform X4, with protein MEGGWQIVKFTEENDMVEAVPASWLIDGCKCLWPDTISGAKVRAAIRAKEKPSKSWKCLPVEVLSSSVYENFCVASKKAGKAKYTSELDTESEFSEDVLNKRRRKKNSRYVSSEDEISPPLEKTPRRSPRFKLPTPPGHSLQASPSSSEALVKRNIIMEKEFTDSNLMSTSRTASTAIQKCSSCKDSTEIIKLLHIINGRVMQNSELITSLLNSRTENIKDNNPAEALLDVQIPAKSYIELMELDKKLGDKTTRDFMISKLIHVGGTDIKDIIRRCMPQLVEDEVLRQFSWVGGKGKKKFSLLDIASLIKEVCKKNPLTKNVTEKQVEERLAIFLTKATERCNRRRLVNGFNINEVCFLNWLFLGTRRTNRIMTCLKNC; from the exons ATGGAAGGCGGGTGGCAAATTGTGAAATTTACTGAGGAGAATGATATGGTGGAAGCAGTGCCCGCTTCCTGGTTAATTGATGGCTGCAAATGTCTGTGGCCAGATACTATCTCTGGGGCCAAGGTGAGAGCTGCTATTCGGGCAAAAGAAAAGCCTTCAAAGAGCTGGAAATGCTTGCCAGTGGAAGTATTGAGCAGTTCAgtatatgaaaatttttgtgtggCATCTAAAAAAGCTGGGAAGGCAAAGTATACAAGCGAGTTGGATACAGAGAGCGAATTTTCAGAAGATGTTTTAAATAAAagacgaagaaaaaaaaattcccgtTATGTTTCTTCGGAAGATGAAATATCCCCTCCTCTGGAAAAAACTCCAAGAAGATCACCAAGATTTAAATTGCCAACACCTCCTG gtcATTCACTACAAGCCAGCCCATCAAGTTCTGAAGCACTGGTGAAAAGAAATATAATTATGGAAAAGGAATTCACCGACTCAAATCTGATGTCGACTTCAAGAACTGCCTCTACAGCAATACAGAAATGTTCGTCCTGTAAAG ATTCTACTGAAATTATAAAACTGTTGCATATAATTAATGGCAGGGTTATGCAAAATTCAGAACTAATTACATCCTTGCTAAATTCTAGAACAGAGAATATAAAAGATAATAACCCAGCAGAGGCGTTATTAGATGTCCAAATTCCAGCAAAGTCCTACATTGAGCTGATGGAATTGGACAAAAAGCTGGgtgacaaaactacaagagattTTATG ATTTCTAAGCTCATCCATGTTGGAGGTACAGACATCAAAGATATCATCAGAAGATGCATGCCTCAGTTAGTGGAGGATGAGGTTTTAAGGCAGTTCAGCTGGGTTGGAggcaaaggaaaaaagaaattttcgcTTTTAGACATAGCTTCTTTAATCAAAg AAGTATGTAAGAAAAACCCGCTTACAAAAAACGTTACAGAAAAACAAGTGGAAGAAAGACTTGCCATTTTTTTGACAAAAGCAACTGAGAGGTGCAATAGAAGACGGTTAGTAAATGGTTTTAATATTAATGAGGTTTGTTTTTTAAATTGGCTCTTTTTAGGGACAAGGAGAACCAACAGAATAATGACCTGCCTGAAGAATTGTTAA
- the LOC123312562 gene encoding uncharacterized protein LOC123312562 isoform X2 gives MNENAILLSGYHICHIIKMEGGWQIVKFTEENDMVEAVPASWLIDGCKCLWPDTISGAKVRAAIRAKEKPSKSWKCLPVEVLSSSVYENFCVASKKAGKAKYTSELDTESEFSEDVLNKRRRKKNSRYVSSEDEISPPLEKTPRRSPRFKLPTPPGHSLQASPSSSEALVKRNIIMEKEFTDSNLMSTSRTASTAIQKCSSCKDSTEIIKLLHIINGRVMQNSELITSLLNSRTENIKDNNPAEALLDVQIPAKSYIELMELDKKLGDKTTRDFMISKLIHVGGTDIKDIIRRCMPQLVEDEVLRQFSWVGGKGKKKFSLLDIASLIKEVCKKNPLTKNVTEKQVEERLAIFLTKATERCNRRRLVNGFNINEVCFLNWLFLGTRRTNRIMTCLKNC, from the exons atgaaCGAGAATGCTATTCTTTTGTCAGGATATCATATTTGCCATATAATTAAAATGGAAGGCGGGTGGCAAATTGTGAAATTTACTGAGGAGAATGATATGGTGGAAGCAGTGCCCGCTTCCTGGTTAATTGATGGCTGCAAATGTCTGTGGCCAGATACTATCTCTGGGGCCAAGGTGAGAGCTGCTATTCGGGCAAAAGAAAAGCCTTCAAAGAGCTGGAAATGCTTGCCAGTGGAAGTATTGAGCAGTTCAgtatatgaaaatttttgtgtggCATCTAAAAAAGCTGGGAAGGCAAAGTATACAAGCGAGTTGGATACAGAGAGCGAATTTTCAGAAGATGTTTTAAATAAAagacgaagaaaaaaaaattcccgtTATGTTTCTTCGGAAGATGAAATATCCCCTCCTCTGGAAAAAACTCCAAGAAGATCACCAAGATTTAAATTGCCAACACCTCCTG gtcATTCACTACAAGCCAGCCCATCAAGTTCTGAAGCACTGGTGAAAAGAAATATAATTATGGAAAAGGAATTCACCGACTCAAATCTGATGTCGACTTCAAGAACTGCCTCTACAGCAATACAGAAATGTTCGTCCTGTAAAG ATTCTACTGAAATTATAAAACTGTTGCATATAATTAATGGCAGGGTTATGCAAAATTCAGAACTAATTACATCCTTGCTAAATTCTAGAACAGAGAATATAAAAGATAATAACCCAGCAGAGGCGTTATTAGATGTCCAAATTCCAGCAAAGTCCTACATTGAGCTGATGGAATTGGACAAAAAGCTGGgtgacaaaactacaagagattTTATG ATTTCTAAGCTCATCCATGTTGGAGGTACAGACATCAAAGATATCATCAGAAGATGCATGCCTCAGTTAGTGGAGGATGAGGTTTTAAGGCAGTTCAGCTGGGTTGGAggcaaaggaaaaaagaaattttcgcTTTTAGACATAGCTTCTTTAATCAAAg AAGTATGTAAGAAAAACCCGCTTACAAAAAACGTTACAGAAAAACAAGTGGAAGAAAGACTTGCCATTTTTTTGACAAAAGCAACTGAGAGGTGCAATAGAAGACGGTTAGTAAATGGTTTTAATATTAATGAGGTTTGTTTTTTAAATTGGCTCTTTTTAGGGACAAGGAGAACCAACAGAATAATGACCTGCCTGAAGAATTGTTAA
- the LOC123312562 gene encoding uncharacterized protein LOC123312562 isoform X5 translates to MKKSFIRKVKRLTHQTLLISRNNVTEEHNITDLSVYDQNAEKTLDSYSNETIEALPTSERSSIASEWISIPSNVLENASLPGPSQSDSLSFQEEIKLWAVKNQITHKAVEELLTILRKQPGLDGIPKSARSFLSTVIINGRVMQNSELITSLLNSRTENIKDNNPAEALLDVQIPAKSYIELMELDKKLGDKTTRDFMISKLIHVGGTDIKDIIRRCMPQLVEDEVLRQFSWVGGKGKKKFSLLDIASLIKEVCKKNPLTKNVTEKQVEERLAIFLTKATERCNRRRLVNGFNINEVCFLNWLFLGTRRTNRIMTCLKNC, encoded by the exons atgaaaaaaagttttattagaAAAGTGAAAAGGTTGACCCACCAAACATTGTTGATTTCCCGAAACAATGTTACTGAAGAGCACAATATAACTGATTTGTCAGTGTATGACCAGAACGCTGAAAAAACATTAGATAGTtattctaatgaaacaattgagGCTTTGCCTACATCAGAACGTAGTAGCATTGCTTCTGAATGGATATCAATACCAAGTAACGTATTGGAAAATGCTTCTCTCCCAGGACCAAGTCAAAGTGATAGCCTGAGttttcaagaagaaattaagctgtgggcagtgaaaaatcaaataactCATAAAGCGGTTGAGGAGCTACTGACTATTCTCAGGAAACAACCAGGCTTAGATGGTATTCCAAAAAGTGCTCGATCTTTCTTATCAACAGT TATAATTAATGGCAGGGTTATGCAAAATTCAGAACTAATTACATCCTTGCTAAATTCTAGAACAGAGAATATAAAAGATAATAACCCAGCAGAGGCGTTATTAGATGTCCAAATTCCAGCAAAGTCCTACATTGAGCTGATGGAATTGGACAAAAAGCTGGgtgacaaaactacaagagattTTATG ATTTCTAAGCTCATCCATGTTGGAGGTACAGACATCAAAGATATCATCAGAAGATGCATGCCTCAGTTAGTGGAGGATGAGGTTTTAAGGCAGTTCAGCTGGGTTGGAggcaaaggaaaaaagaaattttcgcTTTTAGACATAGCTTCTTTAATCAAAg AAGTATGTAAGAAAAACCCGCTTACAAAAAACGTTACAGAAAAACAAGTGGAAGAAAGACTTGCCATTTTTTTGACAAAAGCAACTGAGAGGTGCAATAGAAGACGGTTAGTAAATGGTTTTAATATTAATGAGGTTTGTTTTTTAAATTGGCTCTTTTTAGGGACAAGGAGAACCAACAGAATAATGACCTGCCTGAAGAATTGTTAA
- the LOC123312562 gene encoding uncharacterized protein LOC123312562 isoform X1, which yields MKKSFIRKVKRLTHQTLLISRNNVTEEHNITDLSVYDQNAEKTLDSYSNETIEALPTSERSSIASEWISIPSNVLENASLPGPSQSDSLSFQEEIKLWAVKNQITHKAVEELLTILRKQPGLDGIPKSARSFLSTVREVKTRVVSPGTYCHLGIEKVLSDFFRMHKLIPPENLEIAVNIDGLPLSKSSGSQVYPILGVILNLNITVQNVVLIGLYHGFQKPHDANEFLLDFVNDVINVSKNSLKIGDRLVTFKLKFFLFDAPAKSYLLKVKSHSGYSSCTKCCQEGIYLEDRVCFPDIDSMKRTNETFRNQSDENYHLGFTILQNIDYIDLVEDVPLDYMHLVLLGVTKKLLVGTWIFGKPPHNLPASLIKNMNLLIKQIAVYVPSEFPRKSRSLLESKRWKATEFRLFLLYTGVVILKPFLTREKYDHFKCLFVSITILVSFSLTNLYDYAEKLLIYFVQQTQNIYGRHYMSHNFHNLIHLTDCARRFGALDKFSNFSSENFLQILKRLVRKGDKPLEQIMKRLSEGFLVSKSSKSENWYLQHEKNISPLLPYPQFLKLVLPTFTLNAGYKRDNCCGLKDGTVSLVFGFSNKKNLTVALVKKFQSKCNFFETPCNSSILDVHFVKNLCKKFVIVNIEEISQKYVRLPHEDGFVVFPMLHTVGYLSK from the coding sequence atgaaaaaaagttttattagaAAAGTGAAAAGGTTGACCCACCAAACATTGTTGATTTCCCGAAACAATGTTACTGAAGAGCACAATATAACTGATTTGTCAGTGTATGACCAGAACGCTGAAAAAACATTAGATAGTtattctaatgaaacaattgagGCTTTGCCTACATCAGAACGTAGTAGCATTGCTTCTGAATGGATATCAATACCAAGTAACGTATTGGAAAATGCTTCTCTCCCAGGACCAAGTCAAAGTGATAGCCTGAGttttcaagaagaaattaagctgtgggcagtgaaaaatcaaataactCATAAAGCGGTTGAGGAGCTACTGACTATTCTCAGGAAACAACCAGGCTTAGATGGTATTCCAAAAAGTGCTCGATCTTTCTTATCAACAGTTCGTGAAGTAAAAACTAGAGTTGTGAGCCCTGGTACATACTGTCATCTGGGCATTGAAAAGGTACTGAGTGATTTTTTCAGGATGCATAAACTGATACCTCctgaaaatcttgaaattgctgTAAATATTGATGGACTCCCATTGAGTAAGAGTTCTGGTAGTCAAGTGTATCCTATTTTAGGGGTGATCTTGAATTTGAACATAACAGTTCAAAATGTTGTTTTGATTGGTTTATACCATGGGTTTCAGAAACCCCATGATGCAAATGAATTTTTGCTAGATTTTGTAAATGATGTAATTAATGTATCAAAGAATTCTTTGAAAATAGGAGACAGGTTGGTTACATTTAAGTTGAAGTTTTTTCTCTTTGATGCCCCAGCCAAATCATACTTATTGAAGGTGAAGAGTCACAGTGGCTATTCATCATGCACTAAGTGCTGTCAAGAAGGAATATACCTTGAAGACCGTGTTTGTTTTCCAGATATTGattcaatgaaaagaacaaatgAAACTTTTAGAAATCAAAGCGATGAAAACTATCATCTAGGTTTCACAATACTTCAAAATATCGATTATATTGATTTGGTTGAAGATGTGCCACTAGATTATATGCACTTAGTTTTGCTGGGTGTGACTAAAAAACTCCTTGTTGGAACTTGGATATTTGGGAAACCACCACATAATTTACCAGCTAGTTTAATTAAGAATATGAATTTATTAATAAAACAGATAGCTGTGTATGTACCATCTGAATTCCCAAGAAAGTCACGAAGCCTATTAGAAAGTAAAAGGTGGAAAGCAACTGAATTTAGATTATTCCTTTTATACACGGGTGTTGTAATTTTAAAACCTTTTCTCACAAGAGAAAAATATGATCATTTCAAATGTCTTTTTGTTAGTATAACAATATTGGTATCATTTTCTCTGACAAATCTGTATGATTATGCAGAAAAATTACTTATATATTTTGTTCAACAAACTCAAAATATTTATGGCCGTCACTACATGTCAcacaattttcacaatttaattCACCTCACAGATTGTGCTCGTCGTTTTGGAGCATTAGACAAATTCAGTAACTTTTCCAGTGAAAATTTTCTACAGATTTTAAAACGGTTAGTCAGAAAAGGTGATAAACCGTTGGAACAAATAATGAAAAGATTGTCAGAAGGTTTTCTTGTCTCAAAATCAAGTAAGTCAGAAAATTGGTATCTCCAACATGAAAAAAACATATCACCCTTATTACCATATCCTCAGTTTTTAAAATTAGTGCTTCCAACTTTTACTTTGAATGCAGGGTACAAGCGGGATAACTGTTGTGGATTGAAAGATGGCACTGTATCACTAGTTTttggtttttctaataaaaaaaatttaactgtagctcttgtgaaaaaatttcagtCAAAATGTAACTTCTTTGAAACACCATGCAATTCTTCCATTCTCGATGTgcattttgtgaaaaatttatgtaaaaaatttgtaatagttaatattgaagaaatttccCAGAAATATGTTCGCCTTCCTCATGAAGATGGCTTTGTTGTATTTCCAATGTTGCATACAGTCGGATATTTGTCTAAATAA